The DNA sequence ACATTGAACCGGGGTAGTTTTTTGCACAGATTCCCAGGTTCGCGAGAACTGCCGTTAACCATCCCGAACGGATTCCCCCCGTACAATAGGAAACGAGGGAGGCGTTGGGTGAAATTCCTCGGATTTGCAATTGGTGAAGGATCTCTGAAGCGCTTAGAAGATAGCCGTTTTCGTCTAGCAGTTCTTTGTAATACAGATGAATGGCTCCAGGGATATGACCCCCACGAGATTCGCCGTAAGGAATTTTACCTTGATATTCCCGGCGTTCGCGAGTATCGATCGCAACAACTTCCCCGGCTTTCCAAGCTTCGTGCAGTTGTTCGCGGTTGATTTCCCATTGGGAGTTGCGGCGGATGGTGAAATCTCCCGGTTGGGTGGCTTGGGTTCTGACTCGCCAAGTGACAGGAAATCCGGCTTTGGTTAAGGCGCGATAGCCGCCATCCACAAATAGGGATTGACGATGGCCAAGGGTGCGTAACATCCAAACAATGCGCCCTTCTTCGCCCCATCCGGTTTGCGGATCGCCAACAACGACTACTGGGCGATCGCACTTTACCCCAACTGAGCGCAATTTTTGGGTTAATTGAGCCTCATTGGTTAATAATTTACCGCGATTGGGGTTTTGGCTTTGGGAAAATTGCTGCCAACTGACTGAAACTGACCCTTTGAGCATTCCCAGGTGTTGCCAAACACAGGAACGCGCATCTAATAGGGTAGCGCCCTGGTGGATGAGTGAGAGGGCGATCGCTGGACTCGCCACCCACAAGTTCTCTAAGCTTGAGGAAACCTGGGAAGATTGTACGGCAGCATCCAGTCTGGGATTAGGCTGGAGTGCAGACACAAGTTGAGAAAACAGATATTGCATTTTGAACAGTTTTTTTCATTAAATCTCAGTATTTTAAAGAGCGATCGCATTCAATCACCCCGAACTGATCATGAAACGCAACGCACTCGGAGAGTATCTCAGAAGCTTGGGCGATCGCCAACTGATGCCAACCGCTATTAAAGTCGCTCTGATCGTGGGTTCTGTTCTATTTTCTATCAATCATGGTTGGGCGTTGCTGCACGGAGAAATGACCCCGCAACGATGGATTTCAGGGGGTTTAACCTACATTGTTCCCTACCTCGTCAATATCCACGGACAATATATCAGCCGTCGCCAAATGCGGCAGCGATCGCAGGCAATGACCTACTCTCATTAGTGACATCCCCCCTTCATTCCTTCTTTCAGTCTATATACTACGGTATATTGATTGACTTTTAGTACATTTTGCAAAACCTGTGCTACGATTGGGGCTAATCATTAAATGCGGTAATCCTATCAATTTACCGTAGTTTATCTCAAATCATAAATTGCAAGCCATGAAGCAGATCGATACCCTGTGGCAAATCATCCGACCGTATGCGATCGTGAGTCGTATTGGAGCATTGGCGATCGCTAGTTTGGTCTACATTCATCTTCACCAAAGCCTAAAAACCCTTTGGAAACCCATGAGAACCCAGATCCAGCTTCAGCCCAAAAAATCCTCCCTCACCTAATTGCCTAGCAGCAGTTCGGAAAACACGACCCCTCTAGTTGAAATATCCCCGTCAAGATTAGAGCCACTCTACTTTAGACAATAGAGATAACTAGACGGAGCAGAAAACATGATCTCGTCCAAACCCGAAACATTTTCTTGGCGTCAACTCACCCAGTATGCCCTCATCGCTGTTGTCAGTGCTGCCCTTACCCTATCTGCAATCTGGGCATTTCCCCAGACCCTCTTACCCCCTCGTTTAACCATCTCTTCCATTAACGCAGCCGTTCAGCCACCCCCCCAACCCCAGACAGCCACCCCAGTTGATTCCCCACAAAGCTTCGTCACCCGCGCCGTTCAGCGCGTGGGAACAGCCGTCGTCCGCATTGACACAGAACGCGTCGTCACCAATCCTGGAATCAATCCCTTTTTTGACGATCCCTTCTTCCGGGAGTTTTTCGGAGGAGGCGTACCGCAAAATCCCCAAGAATACCGCCAGCGGGGAGAAGGATCGGGTTTAATTATTGAATCTAACGGCTTAATTCTCACCAACGCCCACGTCGTCAGCGGTGCAGATACCGTCACCGTCACCCTCAAAGATGGTCGTCAGTTTACAGGAAAAGTGCGCGGCATAGACGAACCCTCAGACCTAGCCGTCGTTAAAATAGAGGGACGCGATTTACCCGTTGCTCCTCTAGGAGACTCCAGCCAACTCAAAGTCGGAGATTGGGCGATCGCAGTCGGCAATCCCCTAGGACTTGATAATACCGTTACATTAGGAATTATTAGTACCCTCAACCGTTCTAGCGCCCAAGTTGGGATACCCGATAAACGTTTAGACTTTATTCAAACCGACGCCGCCATCAACCCCGGTAACTCCGGCGGTCCCCTCCTGAG is a window from the Desertifilum tharense IPPAS B-1220 genome containing:
- a CDS encoding sulfurtransferase, encoding MQYLFSQLVSALQPNPRLDAAVQSSQVSSSLENLWVASPAIALSLIHQGATLLDARSCVWQHLGMLKGSVSVSWQQFSQSQNPNRGKLLTNEAQLTQKLRSVGVKCDRPVVVVGDPQTGWGEEGRIVWMLRTLGHRQSLFVDGGYRALTKAGFPVTWRVRTQATQPGDFTIRRNSQWEINREQLHEAWKAGEVVAIDTRERREYQGKIPYGESRGGHIPGAIHLYYKELLDENGYLLSASEILHQLQIRGISPNASLVSYCTGGIRSGWLTAVLANLGICAKNYPGSMWEWSAGAETVYHLAC
- the nrtS gene encoding nitrate/nitrite transporter NrtS codes for the protein MKRNALGEYLRSLGDRQLMPTAIKVALIVGSVLFSINHGWALLHGEMTPQRWISGGLTYIVPYLVNIHGQYISRRQMRQRSQAMTYSH
- a CDS encoding HhoA/HhoB/HtrA family serine endopeptidase, whose translation is MISSKPETFSWRQLTQYALIAVVSAALTLSAIWAFPQTLLPPRLTISSINAAVQPPPQPQTATPVDSPQSFVTRAVQRVGTAVVRIDTERVVTNPGINPFFDDPFFREFFGGGVPQNPQEYRQRGEGSGLIIESNGLILTNAHVVSGADTVTVTLKDGRQFTGKVRGIDEPSDLAVVKIEGRDLPVAPLGDSSQLKVGDWAIAVGNPLGLDNTVTLGIISTLNRSSAQVGIPDKRLDFIQTDAAINPGNSGGPLLSERGEVIGINTAIRADAQGIGFAIPINKAKAIKDKLARGEQIPHPYIGVRLFTLTPEIAQQINSDPNGVILVPEINGVLIEQVMPNSPAATAGIRRGDVIFQIDGKLITTAEQLQDAVEQSQINQPLKMQVKRGEQTVEISVRPGNLQDAL